In a genomic window of Quercus lobata isolate SW786 chromosome 4, ValleyOak3.0 Primary Assembly, whole genome shotgun sequence:
- the LOC115984638 gene encoding putative disease resistance RPP13-like protein 1 — protein sequence MAAEFVGGAVFSAFLQVAFDRVASRDVVNFLKGSKVIEGLVRKLKLVLITADSALSDAEEKQFEYPNVKRWLNELKDAVYVADDLLDEIATEALRSKSEAEFQTSTSTVWDFFSANSFDIQSKLEKILDNLEYIIKQKDVLSLVASVALKDTPGLKGIQSRPLTTSCPEEYGVFGRDKDKEGIFEKFQSNGASVDGICVVPIVAMGGVGKTTLARFVFNDKRINESFDLKAWVCVSENFDNFRIAKTIFEEVTSSACDNQNMNFLQNKIREKFMEKKVFLVLDDVWNEKYSDWAELLKVFRCGAKEIKIIVTTRSTKVASNVRTVADFFLRQLSEKECWSLFKKHTFINGKASDPILEDIGRQIVQKCKGLPLAAKTLGGLLRCQQDPKEWTMILKSDIWNLPEKESDILPALRLSYHYLPSHLKHCFAYCSVLPKGYEFKKEELVLLWMAQNFLQQSKGNGRMEEIGERYFDDLVSRSLLQQSSTNESRFIMHDLVNDLATFISGEFCFRFVENDELNKITEKTRHFSYPKGRFDNSKKFEFLYEAKGLRTFLGEKQLLLPWENYNSAEKIMIDDLLEEFKTLRVLSLSSMGIRELPNSIDNLKHLRYLNILCTKISHLPDSICNLYCLQTLILSRYITELPTNTSKLINLRHLDNSGAKMEEMPPHMGKMKNLIKLPVFVVGKRDDGSSIRISGASASF from the coding sequence ATGGCTGCAGAGTTTGTGGGTGGAGCAGTTTTCTCTGCATTCCTTCAGGTGGCGTTTGACAGAGTGGCCTCTCGTGACGTTGTCAACTTTCTCAAGGGAAGCAAAGTTATTGAAGGATTGGTGCGAAAGCTGAAGTTAGTGCTGATAACTGCTGATTCAGCGCTCAGTGATGCGGAGGAGAAGCAATTTGAATACCCAAATGTGAAACGGTGGCTGAACGAGCTTAAAGATGCTGTTTATGTTGCGGATGACCTCCTCGATGAGATTGCCACTGAAGCCTTACGATCCAAGTCAGAAGCTGAATTTCAAACCAGCACTAGTACGGTATGGGACTTCTTCTCTGCTAATTCATTTGATATACAATCGAAGCTAGAAAAAATTCTGGATAATTTAGaatatattataaaacaaaaggaTGTCCTTAGTCTTGTTGCTAGTGTTGCCCTGAAGGATACCCCTGGTCTTAAAGGTATACAATCAAGACCATTGACAACTTCTTGCCCTGAAGAATATGGTGTATTTGGTAGAGACAAGGACAAGGAGGGGATATTTGAGAAGTTCCAATCTAATGGTGCAAGTGTTGATGGGATATGTGTTGTTCCCATAGTGGCTATGGGTGGAGTTGGAAAAACTACTCTTGCTCGGTTTGTTTTCAATGACAAAAGAATAAATGAGAGTTTTGATCTCAAAGCTTGGGTTTGCGtttcagaaaattttgataattttaggatagcaaaaacaatttttgagGAGGTCACTTCCTCTGCTTGTGACAATCAAAACATGaattttctgcaaaataaaattagagagaaattcATGGAGAAGAAAGTTTTCCTCGTTTTAGACGATGTTTGGAATGAGAAATATAGTGATTGGGCTGAGCTACTTAAAGTTTTCAGATGTGGTGCAAAGGAGATTAAGATCATTGTTACTACACGCAGTACAAAAGTCGCATCAAATGTCCGCACTGTTGCAGATTTTTTTCTAAGACAATTATCAGAAAAAGAGTGCTGGTCATTGTTTAAAAAACACACATTTATAAATGGAAAGGCTAGTGATCCAATTCTAGAGGATATTGGTAGGCAAATTGTCCAGAAGTGTAAAGGCTTACCTTTGGCAGCAAAAACACTTGGTGGTTTGCTGCGTTGTCAGCAAGATCCAAAGGAGTGGACAATGATTTTGAAGAGTGATATATGGAATTTACCAGAAAAAGAAAGTGACATCCTTCCGGCTCTAAGATTGAGCTACCACTACCTCCCATCACATTTGAAGCATTGCTTTGCTTATTGTTCCGTCCTTCCAAAGGgttatgaatttaaaaaagagGAGTTGGTCTTGTTGTGGAtggcacaaaattttttacagcAATCCAAAGGAAATGGGAGGATGGAAGAAATAGGTGAACGGTACTTTGATGATCTTGTATCTAGGTCACTTCTTCAACAATCAAGTACTAATGAATCACGTTTCATAATGCATGACCTAGTCAATGACTTGGCAACATTTATATCTGGAGAATTTTGTTTTAGGTTTGTGGAAAATGATGAGTTGAATAAAATAACAGAAAAAACACGTCATTTTTCATATCCTAAAGGTCGATTTGATAACTCTAAGAAATTTGAGTTCCTTTATGAAGCAAAGGGTTTGCGAACCTTCTTGGGAGAAAAACAGTTACTGTTACCATGGGAAAATTATAACTCTGCAGAGAAGATAATGATAGATGATTTGTTGGAGGAATTTAAAACCTTACGGGTGTTATCATTGTCTAGCATGGGAATAAGAGAGTTGCCTAATTCCATTGATAATTTAAAGCACCTTCGTTATTTGAATATTCTTTGCACTAAAATCAGTCACTTACCCGATTCCATATGTAACTTGTATTGTTTGCAAACCTTGATATTGTCACGGTACATCACCGAGTTGCCTACGAACACGAGTAAACTAATCAACTTGCGCCACCTAGATAATAGTGGAGCCAAAATGGAAGAGATGCCACCACATATGGgtaaaatgaaaaatctcaTAAAATTACCTGTTTTTGTTGTGGGCAAACGTGATGATGGGTCCAGTATAAGAATTAGTGGAGCTTCAGCATCTTTCTGA